The region CAAGTTAACATCAGAACGTAGTTGCTAATTACATTGGTGTCAAATTGACCAGTGAaagccggttcgatcccccgcccaggctgtgtcaaagtgtccctgagcaagacaccaaacccccaaatgctcctgacttgcatggcagccaattgctgttgatGTCAGCCTGGTCATGTCGCCTGTTCCGGCAGTTTATGAGTCATTATAAAAGGATAGAAGTCTTGATGCTGAAATTGCACCTTTAAACACACCTTCAGGTCAATGCTTCATAATGCACCCCTCTGTATATTAGTACACCCTGAGtcattaaaatatgtgaattgtGTCCATATACCTGAGTCTGGAGACGGGGCGTGGAGCTGGAGGCTGGAGGTGCCGAGAGCGTTGGTACTGAGGCAGAGGAGAGTGGCCGTGTCTCCCTGTGAGTGGCGCATGGTGAGGGAGCTCCTCAGGCCTGTGTTCCCCAGCTGCTCCTCCCTGATGACTCTGTCAGTAGAGTTAGTGACCCGCAGTCCAGACACACGCCACTCCATGCTGGGAGAGGGATTCCCACGGCTCTCACAGGAGCAGCTGATCtctgctgcagttctgctgcAGCTCCCAGAGCCAGAGATCTgaggcatgtctgaacacagggtGCCACAGTTACTAATATAGCAGTACATATAGAGAAGCAAGGGTCcaatactgcacacacaccacatacacacacactcacactcacaggaacaagcacactcaaaccactcaaacacacacacacatgaacatgcacactcaaATGCTTATCCAACAGAAAGAGGGCTAGAGGGGACGCAAATGGATGGACTACAAACATTACAGTGGTGTGCCAGCTATGCGACAGATTAGCCTTGGTAGCTAACCATTATTCGAGTGGCTGCgacaaattaaaattaaaataatgatttaaaatatttattttgctatgttatttttcctttattcttTCTGAAAGTTTCTGTTTCACCttaaaaagacaaagaaatTATATAATTGATGTGTCCAAACATATAAACTTTAACACAGAGATTAAATGAGGGAAAGTTTTGCatcaatattttaattaattggatGGAAACAATCAATTATCTCCTGGTCTTATTCTAAAGACAAACACAAATCCAGCTCTCTTACATAGAACTCTGAGAGTCAGACTGGCCTCAGATGTCAGATTGCCTCCTTGTTGCAGTGTGTAAAGTGCCCTGCAGGTGATCTTCTGCCCATGGTGGAGGTGGGAAGCAGTGAAGGTCAGAACAGAAGACACAAATGTGGTATTATCCTCATTCTCTTGCAGTTGATCCACACTGTCACTCAGCGTGGGGGTCCATGTCAGATTTggggggagtttgggacagggggctgcagcagagcagctcaaactcacagaggtcccctccatcacctccaccttctCTGGGGTTAACTTGGGTTTGGGTGGAGAGACTAGGAGACATGGAGACATGAGGACGGATTAATGGGTTCTCTGATCACCACATCAACAGTGTCTAACATGttatatttacaaaatgaaatcttcTAACTAGTCATTCATTTTTGCATTCCTTGCTCTTTTACATCCAATGTATCTTTTACATTCAGTATGCCTCTTTAAAGACAGCAATTCCACCTCCGATGCCTCATCTTCAAACCGAAGGGTTCCAACATTAACACAATGGCACACAGTTAAAAAGGCAtaagagcattacattacattacattaatggcatttggcagatgctcttatccagagcgacgtacaacaaagtgcaaatgcagtaccatccatccatccattatctgaacccgcttatcctgatcagggtcgcaggggggctggagcctatcccagcatacattgggcgaaaggcaggaatacaccctggacaggtcaccagtctatcgcagggcacacacaccattcactcacacactcatacctacgggcaatttagactctccaatcagcctaacctgcatgtctttggactgtgggaggaaaccggagtacccggaggaaacccacgcagacacagggagaacatgcaaactccacacagagaggccccggccgacggggattcgaacccaggacctccttgctgtgaggcggcagtgctacccactgcaccatccgtgccgcccccaaaTGCAGTACCTTGTGCGTTAATTTGGATCCCTGTAGGAAAATTAAACTTGATAGGACGCTGAGATTCCAATCtgaagaaatatttatttctgtaagtAGGAGACGAAGGGAACTGGTCCAGAATTGTGGTGCAGTTGTTCATCGTCAGT is a window of Conger conger chromosome 1, fConCon1.1, whole genome shotgun sequence DNA encoding:
- the LOC133128457 gene encoding myelin-associated glycoprotein-like isoform X3, translating into MTEVERLILIGCLLQGALGREWAVWMPQSIEALSGSCVLIPCRFKIPSPKNKYLAEARGQWKIGGNNGRVVFDSNKAEKQPKQNEIKGTFIGKLTMNNCTTILDQFPSSPTYRNKYFFRLESQRPIKFNFPTGIQINAQVSPPKPKLTPEKVEVMEGTSVSLSCSAAAPCPKLPPNLTWTPTLSDSVDQLQENEDNTTFVSSVLTFTASHLHHGQKITCRALYTLQQGGNLTSEASLTLRVLYMPQISGSGSCSRTAAEISCSCESRGNPSPSMEWRVSGLRVTNSTDRVIREEQLGNTGLRSSLTMRHSQGDTATLLCLSTNALGTSSLQLHAPSPDSGFNITALLISAAAVVGAIVTIFLIMKTIQKQGKKRDSESTDTRRKDTVGSLPPAEEDPVYANHSMATTQPRDPQLGGTDPQPLAEDRKKAELETMHYSSIKHSPRSVETQGQDAREGAAGHGDDVVYSQVALKKIMEVNPELCL
- the LOC133128457 gene encoding myelin-associated glycoprotein-like isoform X2, whose protein sequence is MTEVERLILIGCLLQGALGREWAVWMPQSIEALSGSCVLIPCRFKIPSPKNKYLAEARGQWKIGGNNGRVVFDSNKAEKQPKQNEIKGTFIGKLTMNNCTTILDQFPSSPTYRNKYFFRLESQRPIKFNFPTGIQINAQVSPPKPKLTPEKVEVMEGTSVSLSCSAAAPCPKLPPNLTWTPTLSDSVDQLQENEDNTTFVSSVLTFTASHLHHGQKITCRALYTLQQGGNLTSEASLTLRVLYMPQISGSGSCSRTAAEISCSCESRGNPSPSMEWRVSGLRVTNSTDRVIREEQLGNTGLRSSLTMRHSQGDTATLLCLSTNALGTSSLQLHAPSPDSGFNITALLISAAAVVGAIVTIFLIMKTIQKQGWAIPFLQGWKKRDSESTETRRKDTVGSPSPAEEDPVYPNHAMATTQPRDLQLGGTDPQPLAEDRNKAELESMHYSSIKHSPRSVETQGQDAREGAAGHGDDVVYSQVALKKIMEVNPELCL
- the LOC133128457 gene encoding myelin-associated glycoprotein-like isoform X1, which codes for MTEVERLILIGCLLQGALGREWAVWMPQSIEALSGSCVLIPCRFKIPSPKNKYLAEARGQWKIGGNNGRVVFDSNKAEKQPKQNEIKGTFIGKLTMNNCTTILDQFPSSPTYRNKYFFRLESQRPIKFNFPTGIQINAQVSPPKPKLTPEKVEVMEGTSVSLSCSAAAPCPKLPPNLTWTPTLSDSVDQLQENEDNTTFVSSVLTFTASHLHHGQKITCRALYTLQQGGNLTSEASLTLRVLYMPQISGSGSCSRTAAEISCSCESRGNPSPSMEWRVSGLRVTNSTDRVIREEQLGNTGLRSSLTMRHSQGDTATLLCLSTNALGTSSLQLHAPSPDSGFNITALLISAAAVVGAIVTIFLIMKTIQKQGWAIPFLQGWKKRDSESTDTRRKDTVGSLPPAEEDPVYANHSMATTQPRDPQLGGTDPQPLAEDRKKAELETMHYSSIKHSPRSVETQGQDAREGAAGHGDDVVYSQVALKKIMEVNPELCL
- the LOC133128457 gene encoding sialic acid-binding Ig-like lectin 10 isoform X4, with the translated sequence MDVSPPKPKLTPEKVEVMEGTSVSLSCSAAAPCPKLPPNLTWTPTLSDSVDQLQENEDNTTFVSSVLTFTASHLHHGQKITCRALYTLQQGGNLTSEASLTLRVLYMPQISGSGSCSRTAAEISCSCESRGNPSPSMEWRVSGLRVTNSTDRVIREEQLGNTGLRSSLTMRHSQGDTATLLCLSTNALGTSSLQLHAPSPDSGFNITALLISAAAVVGAIVTIFLIMKTIQKQGWAIPFLQGWKKRDSESTDTRRKDTVGSLPPAEEDPVYANHSMATTQPRDPQLGGTDPQPLAEDRKKAELETMHYSSIKHSPRSVETQGQDAREGAAGHGDDVVYSQVALKKIMEVNPELCL